A single Camarhynchus parvulus chromosome 5, STF_HiC, whole genome shotgun sequence DNA region contains:
- the AP4S1 gene encoding AP-4 complex subunit sigma-1 produces MIKFFLMVNKQGQTRLSRYYEHVEINKRTVLEAEVIKNCLSRSKDECSFVEYKDFKLVYRQYAALFIVVGIDQTENEMAVYELIHNFVEVLDKYFSRVSELDIMFNLDRVHIILDEMVLNGCIVETNRNRILAPLFVLDKVAEG; encoded by the exons atgataaaattttttcttatgGTTAATAAACAAGGTCAAACAAGACTGTCCAGGTATTATGAGCATGTAGAAATTAACAAACGGACAGTGCTGGAAGCTGAAGTAATCAAAAACTGTCTCTCTCGTTCAAAGGATGAG TGCTCTTTTGTTGAGTATAAGGACTTCAAGCTGGTGTACCGACAGTATGCAGCCCTTTTCATAGTTGTTGGCATTGACCAGACAGAG aatgaGATGGCAGTTTATGAACTAATTCATAATTTTGTGGAAGTTTTGGACAAATACTTCAGCAGAGTG aGTGAATTAGAT ATCATGTTCAATTTGGACAGAGTCCACATAATTTTGGATGAAATGGTGCTAAATGGTTGCATTGTGGAAACGAACCGGAACAGAATTCTCGCCCCTCTGTTTGTGCTTGACAAAGTGGCAGAAGGCTAG